From the genome of Gemmatimonadota bacterium:
CCATGATTCCCTCGGGTATGACATTTGCCGATATTATTACGGAGTAAGCATCTGTGCTGTCGGAAATGGACATTGCTCAAAGCGATGTCCATTTTTTTGTTTTATAGGGAACGCGGGTGTTGATCTGGTGGTCTAATCCTGCGAAACGGATAGACGAATCAGCGAATCATCGAATCAGAGCATAGACCAAAAGATAACCCTGGACGTCTATTCATATCAGAGTCAAAGGAAAAATAAGTGGCTGATTTTGATGAACGAGATCTGATTCGTCAATGCCAAAAGGGCGATGTGCAGGCTTTCCGCCATCTGGTTGAACATTATGAAGACCGAATTTACGGTCTGGCGTGTTCGATTCTCGGCGATCCGGAAGCGGCAAGGGATGCGGCGCAAGAGGCGTTTGTTAGAGCGTATAAAGCACTGGGGAAGTTTGAGGGTCGGTCGAGTTTTTACACGTATTTGTATCGCATTGCCACCAATGTTTGTCTCACGTTTGCCCAGCGCGAGCAACGGCGGCCCGATCGGGTTTCTATTGAGGGGATGCAGGAGGCGAGCGATATGGCGCTGGACCGGTTTTTGGGTACGGATGAACCGCAAAATGATATTGAGCGCATTGGTTTGCGCGAGGAGATTCAGAAGGTGCTTGATTACCTGTCGCCCGAGCATCGTGCGGTGGTGATTATGAAAGATATAGAGGGTTTTTCTCAAGAGGAAATTGCCGATGTTTTAGATGTTTCCGTCGGCACTGTTAAGTCGAGGCTTTCGCGGGCACGGGCGCGTTTACGCGATTTGCTTATGCCGCTGTACCGCGAATGGCAAGGGGAGGAGATATGACTGATCGCGATAAATTGTTGCTCTATGTTGACGGTAATTTGTCTGCGGAGCACGCGCGCGAAATTGAAGCGCGGATAGCAGAGGATGCAGAGTTTCGCGCTGAATACGATTTGCTTCGCCATGTGCAGAGACGCCTGGGTCAGCGTCCGATGGCGCCTTCGCCGGGGTTGTGGGATGGTGTTCAGGCACAGATTGGGGAAGAGGGTTTATGGAATAGCCTGGTCTGGGCGGGCAAACGCCTCGTGCCATTGGCCGCTGCCGCTGCTGTTATTTTTATGGTGTTAATCGATAATGGAGATACCGAGGCAAATACGGTGTCGGATTATTTCGATTCGCAAACCGAAATGGTGCTGTCGGAGGTACAAGCCGATAGCCTGGCTATTTATCCCGAGTAAACGACTGCAAAAGGACTATCATGTTTTCTTTTTCCCCTCGCACACAGGCCGTTCTTTTATTTATGGGCATTTTTGCCCTGGGGCTGGTGTGTGGTACTATTGTCGAGCGCAAGTTTTTGCGCTCACTCAGTCCCCTCGGCCCACCTGGGGCGCGTGGGCGTCCTTATGACTACAATCGCATGATTGATCGAATGGGTCAGGATCTCGATTTGTCAGATGAGCAAAAGAGTGCTGTGCGGGCTGCATTTCAGGAATATCGGCGCGAGATTGATACGGTGCGCCGACAAATTGGCGAAGATATGCGATCGCAGGAGCAAAAATTGCGCGAGAAGTTGAAGACGATTCTCACGCCTGAGCAGTTTGCAAAATTTGAGGAAAAAAATAGACGTCAAGGATTCCGCGGCCGAGGTGGCGGCCGCCGAGGTCCCCCGGGAGACCGTCCACCCGGTTCCCGTAGGGGCCCACCATAGAAGCTGTTTTAAAAATCCCGATGTATTCTCTGGGGGGATTAAGACAGCTTCTGACTCGCGACTTTCGAGTTGTGAACAGATGCCGGCCTGAACACAGCCGAGGGTTGTTCGATTTTTTACTACAAGCAGATAGTATGCTGGGAAACTGCTGTTTAACTATGAGGAGTTGGTATCATGAAACGCAAAATTATCTATGCAGTTATCGGTGTTTTCATTATTGGCATTATTGGAAGTGTCGCTTTTGTGAAACAGGCAGAAGCTCAAAGGGGCCAACGCCGCGGTATGCGCGGTATGGCGGCGCTGGAGTTGACGGATGAGCAGAAGGAAAAGATGTCTGATCTGCGTTCTGCCCATCAAAAGGCGATGGTCGATTTGCGCGCGGCACATCAGAAGGCGCGGATCGATTTGGGTGAGATTCGGAGGCAGGACAATCCATCGGCTTCGGATATTCAGGCTAAGGTCGATGCGGTGACGGCGGCGCAGGGAAAAATTATGGCGCGCGAGATTCAGCACAATATAGATGTTAGAAATTTGCTGACTGCTGAACAAAAGGAGAAGCTCGGTGAGATGCGCCGAGGAGGACGCGAGGGTTTTCGCGGTCGCGGTGGTCCTGGGTTCAGAGATAACGATGGTCCCCGGTTCAGAGGTCGCGGTGGTCCGGGTTTCAGAGGCCGTGGTCCTGGGTTCAGAGGCCGTGGTCCTGGGTTCAGAGATAACGATGGTCCGGGTTTCAGAGGCCGCCGAGGTGGAGATCGCGATCAGATGAAAAAAGAATCTGAGACGCAGGAGAAGTCCGAGATGAAAGAGAAGTCCGAACACCACAGTGAAGAGTCATCAGAG
Proteins encoded in this window:
- a CDS encoding sigma-70 family RNA polymerase sigma factor, which translates into the protein MADFDERDLIRQCQKGDVQAFRHLVEHYEDRIYGLACSILGDPEAARDAAQEAFVRAYKALGKFEGRSSFYTYLYRIATNVCLTFAQREQRRPDRVSIEGMQEASDMALDRFLGTDEPQNDIERIGLREEIQKVLDYLSPEHRAVVIMKDIEGFSQEEIADVLDVSVGTVKSRLSRARARLRDLLMPLYREWQGEEI
- a CDS encoding periplasmic heavy metal sensor codes for the protein MKRKIIYAVIGVFIIGIIGSVAFVKQAEAQRGQRRGMRGMAALELTDEQKEKMSDLRSAHQKAMVDLRAAHQKARIDLGEIRRQDNPSASDIQAKVDAVTAAQGKIMAREIQHNIDVRNLLTAEQKEKLGEMRRGGREGFRGRGGPGFRDNDGPRFRGRGGPGFRGRGPGFRGRGPGFRDNDGPGFRGRRGGDRDQMKKESETQEKSEMKEKSEHHSEESSEM